The Marinilongibacter aquaticus genome has a window encoding:
- a CDS encoding SusC/RagA family TonB-linked outer membrane protein, producing the protein MKKLKLKTRYLKGLVMVLLALSPFSSQSIAATLKAAEAILPNRSISGQVVDENKQALPGASVKIKDSSIGTTTDVDGNFALDIPDTETTLVVSYIGYQTQEILVGNQSQISIALVPDATQLQDVVVVGYGTQEKTKITGSVASVEGDAIENVPAMGASQALQGRAAGVNVVRNGGAPGQAGQIRVRGTGTVNNADPLVVIDGVPSGSIDDINPNDIQSIEILKDASTSAIYGLRAANGVILVTTKKGRHEQKLSVSVNAYTGVSNAVKEIDVLSAPDLVMLKKERYTNDGIAGNAIWNDPYYAVQRTNWQDELLGQGTTNNTDFTISGGSQKSAYSFSGGYFEEKGMIKNSYYKRVNFRVNSDHTLTKWLTFGENMQITRQSGNFLNTNSAQTGILWSAIRFNPALPVKNDDDEYSSTQVSTEFGDINNPIFTVNTNDNKEIRNRLLGNVYLEFNLLKGLKFRTNFAVDGTLYSSNTFDIKVTNQIRQNSIADLSRRFQEQYSLLNEYYLTYQKNIARTHNLKFVGGYTTQEYNTDWFSADKDGYSNEDPTQRVFNSGEILDNISGSKEQVRLASWFGRFNYDFKGRYLFSAVFRRDGTSRFAPNNRWGNFPAFSAGWRISEEPWFNNKGAINSLKFTGSWGRLGNQNVSPFQYLALINTSRRYSFGENQATGASLSRIPNVNIGWETAEMTDLGLEFSLLDYKLTGKLGYFIKDTKNMLLAPASLAALGSASIPDQNVGAVRNQGLELELGYSQKVGELTFNISGNASFIKNKVIDLGDAEFLQSQFYGRPNQEITRTFVGQPIGTFYGWRTDGLYQNAQEIDNDANIANDPRKENGLIQPGDVRFVDLNGDGVIDDSDRTILGKPNPDVNYGLNLGLDYKNFDLNIFFLGEAGADIFNADRMQGLDPTYPFNMYAEALNRWHGEGTSNSIPRMTTQRNNLNHRTSDLFIENGSFLRLKNLSLGYTLPTKVTEALGLSKWRFYVTGQNVFTLTKYSGMDPEMGYIDGNLQKNVDYARYPQARTFTLGTTIKF; encoded by the coding sequence ATGAAGAAACTTAAACTCAAAACCAGGTACTTGAAAGGCCTCGTGATGGTGCTTTTGGCTCTATCGCCCTTTTCAAGCCAATCCATTGCGGCCACGCTGAAAGCGGCCGAAGCCATTCTTCCAAACCGCTCGATTAGCGGACAGGTTGTGGATGAGAACAAACAAGCACTACCCGGTGCATCGGTGAAGATCAAAGATTCTTCTATCGGTACCACTACGGATGTCGACGGAAATTTCGCATTGGACATCCCCGATACGGAAACCACTTTGGTTGTTTCGTATATCGGTTACCAAACGCAAGAAATTCTTGTAGGAAACCAAAGCCAAATCAGTATTGCATTGGTTCCAGATGCAACCCAGCTTCAAGACGTGGTTGTTGTGGGTTACGGAACCCAAGAAAAAACAAAAATCACCGGTTCTGTGGCTTCTGTTGAAGGCGATGCCATTGAAAACGTTCCTGCAATGGGAGCTTCGCAAGCTTTGCAGGGACGAGCCGCGGGTGTGAATGTAGTGCGTAACGGCGGTGCTCCCGGACAAGCTGGGCAAATCAGGGTGCGTGGTACAGGTACAGTAAACAATGCCGATCCTTTGGTCGTAATCGATGGTGTGCCGTCTGGCAGTATCGATGACATCAACCCCAACGATATCCAATCGATCGAAATTCTTAAAGATGCTTCCACATCCGCTATATACGGTTTGCGAGCAGCCAACGGGGTAATTTTGGTGACTACGAAAAAAGGCCGCCACGAGCAAAAATTATCGGTGAGCGTGAATGCCTACACCGGGGTTTCGAATGCCGTGAAAGAAATCGACGTACTTTCGGCTCCTGATTTGGTGATGCTTAAAAAGGAACGTTACACCAACGACGGCATTGCAGGAAACGCCATTTGGAACGATCCTTATTATGCCGTGCAAAGAACCAATTGGCAAGATGAGCTTTTGGGCCAAGGTACAACAAACAATACTGATTTCACCATTTCTGGTGGTTCGCAAAAATCGGCTTACTCCTTTTCTGGAGGTTATTTCGAAGAAAAAGGGATGATCAAAAACTCGTATTACAAGCGAGTGAATTTCCGCGTGAACTCAGATCATACACTTACCAAGTGGCTTACTTTTGGTGAAAACATGCAGATCACCCGCCAATCGGGCAATTTCTTGAACACCAACTCGGCTCAAACAGGTATTCTTTGGAGTGCCATACGTTTCAACCCGGCCTTGCCCGTGAAAAACGACGACGACGAGTACAGCTCGACACAAGTGAGTACCGAATTTGGAGACATCAATAACCCTATCTTTACGGTCAATACAAACGACAACAAAGAGATCAGAAACCGCTTGCTGGGCAATGTTTACCTCGAATTCAATTTACTGAAAGGTCTTAAATTCAGAACGAATTTCGCTGTTGACGGCACTCTTTACAGCAGCAACACTTTCGATATCAAAGTAACGAACCAGATTCGTCAAAACTCGATTGCCGACTTGAGCAGAAGATTCCAAGAGCAATATTCTTTGCTTAACGAATACTACCTGACTTACCAAAAAAATATTGCCCGCACGCACAATCTTAAGTTCGTGGGTGGATATACGACACAAGAATACAACACCGATTGGTTCTCTGCCGACAAGGACGGGTACTCGAATGAAGACCCCACGCAAAGAGTTTTCAATTCTGGCGAGATTCTGGACAACATCAGCGGCAGCAAAGAACAAGTGCGTTTGGCTTCGTGGTTCGGTCGTTTCAACTACGATTTCAAAGGCCGCTATTTGTTTTCTGCGGTGTTCCGTCGCGACGGCACCTCACGTTTTGCTCCAAACAACCGTTGGGGTAATTTCCCAGCCTTCTCTGCGGGTTGGAGAATTTCGGAGGAACCTTGGTTCAACAACAAAGGAGCTATCAACAGCTTGAAATTTACAGGAAGCTGGGGCCGCTTGGGCAATCAAAACGTATCGCCTTTCCAATACCTTGCCCTTATCAACACCAGCCGCAGATATTCTTTTGGCGAAAATCAAGCCACAGGGGCGAGTTTGTCGCGTATTCCGAACGTAAACATTGGTTGGGAAACCGCAGAAATGACCGATTTGGGTCTTGAATTCAGCCTCTTGGATTACAAATTGACCGGTAAATTGGGTTATTTCATCAAAGACACCAAAAACATGCTCTTGGCTCCAGCTTCGCTAGCGGCCTTGGGTTCGGCCAGTATTCCGGATCAAAACGTAGGAGCTGTGCGTAACCAAGGTTTGGAATTGGAATTGGGCTACAGCCAGAAAGTAGGCGAACTTACCTTCAATATTTCTGGAAACGCTTCATTCATCAAAAACAAAGTGATCGATTTGGGCGATGCCGAATTCTTGCAAAGCCAGTTTTACGGCAGACCAAACCAAGAAATCACGCGTACTTTTGTAGGCCAACCGATTGGCACTTTCTACGGATGGCGTACGGATGGTTTGTACCAAAATGCTCAAGAAATCGACAACGACGCCAACATTGCCAATGATCCAAGAAAAGAAAACGGCTTAATTCAGCCTGGCGATGTGCGTTTTGTAGACTTGAACGGAGACGGCGTAATCGACGATAGCGACAGAACGATTCTGGGTAAACCCAATCCCGACGTAAACTATGGCCTTAACCTTGGTCTGGATTACAAAAATTTCGATTTGAACATTTTCTTCCTTGGCGAAGCAGGTGCAGACATTTTCAATGCCGACCGCATGCAAGGCCTCGACCCTACCTACCCATTCAACATGTATGCCGAAGCTTTGAATCGTTGGCATGGAGAAGGAACGAGCAACAGTATTCCAAGAATGACCACCCAGAGAAACAACCTGAACCACCGTACGTCTGACCTATTCATCGAAAATGGCAGTTTCCTCAGGTTGAAAAACCTCTCTTTGGGTTACACCCTGCCTACAAAAGTGACAGAGGCTCTAGGCTTGTCGAAATGGAGATTCTATGTGACTGGGCAAAACGTGTTCACGCTCACGAAATACTCTGGTATGGACCCAGAAATGGGATACATCGACGGCAACTTGCAGAAAAACGTAGACTACGCCCGTTATCCGCAAGCCCGCACCTTCACCCTTGGTACCACGATCAAATTTTAA
- a CDS encoding RagB/SusD family nutrient uptake outer membrane protein — protein MKNTLYISFISLFILTGCTKDFLDTEPFGQSTSDQFWRNADDAVAAANALYEPMIDEEFYGHSEQTFEICSDDFWRAGDHGEDQAIEDFTFDPGNSQLRHSYTFKYEIINRAHAILINVPDITMEQSVKDRVLGEAYFMRGFARWRQHVIYGALPIITEENYINNEFNQPKPTVAEFQAAIEADWLKAAELLPASYSGSDVGRPTSGTVNGFLAKLYLYMGDLDKAINAGEKVVNGPYALAENFADNFTIATENNPEVLFAVQSLDNWKTQDYMIYSTPRPWGGWDFHEPIQDLVDEFENNDPRLGFTIFKPGDMVDLGGDEGLSEYQSDFSQTGYHFRKFASWRETGGLDGDQNIPILRSADVYLLVAEAKIRRDGNGAGDNEINAIRQRVGLSSLSGADMSDLIHERRVELAGENQRFADLKRWDKAGIIDITSHFQIDRGQFKPSRNFQKPKHYYFAIPQREIDLSGGVIEQNEGY, from the coding sequence ATGAAAAATACGCTATATATATCTTTCATCTCCCTCTTTATCCTTACGGGGTGTACGAAGGATTTCCTTGATACAGAACCTTTTGGACAGTCGACCTCCGACCAATTTTGGAGAAATGCCGACGACGCCGTTGCCGCGGCCAATGCTCTTTACGAACCCATGATCGACGAAGAGTTTTATGGACACAGTGAGCAAACTTTCGAAATCTGCTCCGACGACTTCTGGAGAGCAGGCGACCACGGCGAAGATCAGGCCATCGAAGATTTCACTTTCGATCCGGGCAATTCGCAGTTGAGACACAGCTATACTTTCAAATATGAAATCATCAACCGTGCCCACGCCATTTTGATCAACGTTCCAGACATCACGATGGAGCAAAGTGTGAAAGACCGTGTTTTGGGCGAGGCCTATTTCATGCGTGGTTTTGCCCGTTGGAGACAACATGTGATCTACGGTGCATTGCCGATCATTACCGAAGAAAATTACATCAACAACGAATTCAATCAACCGAAGCCCACCGTGGCTGAATTTCAAGCGGCCATCGAAGCCGATTGGTTGAAAGCCGCCGAATTGCTTCCTGCAAGCTATTCTGGTTCGGATGTTGGACGCCCGACCAGCGGCACTGTTAATGGTTTCTTGGCCAAGCTTTACCTTTATATGGGCGACTTGGACAAAGCCATTAACGCCGGTGAAAAAGTAGTGAACGGCCCTTACGCACTAGCCGAAAACTTTGCCGACAATTTTACTATTGCAACCGAAAACAATCCTGAAGTCTTGTTTGCCGTGCAATCGCTCGACAACTGGAAAACGCAAGATTACATGATCTACTCCACACCCAGACCTTGGGGCGGTTGGGATTTTCATGAGCCCATTCAAGACTTGGTGGATGAATTTGAAAACAATGACCCTCGCTTGGGCTTTACGATCTTCAAACCCGGCGATATGGTAGATTTGGGTGGTGATGAAGGGCTTTCAGAATACCAATCCGATTTTTCGCAAACGGGATACCATTTCAGAAAATTTGCATCGTGGAGAGAAACAGGCGGTCTTGATGGCGACCAGAACATCCCAATTTTGAGATCGGCCGATGTGTATTTGTTGGTCGCTGAAGCCAAAATCAGACGCGATGGAAACGGAGCGGGTGACAACGAAATCAATGCCATTCGCCAAAGAGTGGGTTTAAGCTCATTGAGCGGAGCGGACATGTCGGATTTGATCCATGAAAGACGCGTGGAATTGGCGGGTGAAAACCAACGTTTTGCCGATTTGAAAAGATGGGACAAAGCAGGTATCATCGACATTACCTCGCATTTCCAAATTGACCGCGGACAATTCAAGCCTTCACGCAATTTCCAAAAACCGAAGCATTATTATTTCGCCATACCGCAAAGAGAAATCGATCTTTCTGGTGGTGTGATCGAACAGAACGAAGGTTACTAA
- a CDS encoding xanthine dehydrogenase family protein molybdopterin-binding subunit produces the protein MKSIFNKDKVKEVSGEVFKPTRRDFLKTGSLLSGGLALGLSFWSCDTKGAKTALFAPNVYLKIGADGVVSIIAHRSEMGQGIRTSLPLVLADELGADWNKVKIEQGLGDEKYGDQNTDGSYSIRMFYKPFREAGATAKLMLIRAAAAKWNVSETECHTEKGVVLHTSGKSMSFGELAEEAAKLKVPDTSEIQLKRAEDFKLIGKPTPIVDGQDITMGKAVFGIDATVEGMKIAVVKRCPVVGGKVLSFNDEKTKAIPGVLKVVEIKGPGLPATLSKPLSGVAVIAENTWAAIKGREALEVEWDLGPNATYDSDKQIAELVEEVKKKGTPRRRRGDFSKARSSAKKVIEHTYIAPHLAHATMEPPAALAVVKDGKCEVWAPTQNPQGAQTVLAEELGIDKSDVTIHVTLLGGGFGRKSKPDFIVEAALLAKASGFPVKVQWTREDDIHHDYFHALSVQRVVATIDKENKLSGWNHHIAYPSISATSDISVLQPSVGEMMLGAIDFPYNVPSIQIETHDAPSHLRVGWLRSVRNIPQAFAIASMLDEVAEARNMDPVENIIDLLGEDQNLSFDPEIIEGAYPNYGESIEEYPWETARMKAVIRKVAKEANWGRKLPKGSALGFAAHKSFLTYVACIVEVKVNGGDIEIPNVYYALDCGTGVNTDRIKSQFEGGAQFAASFALKSAITFKEGRVVQNNFDGYEIIRMPESPKQIHVHIMESEAKPTGVGEPPVPPFAPALYNAIYAATGQRIYEMPIKLKG, from the coding sequence ATGAAATCGATATTTAATAAGGATAAAGTAAAAGAGGTGTCGGGAGAGGTGTTTAAACCCACCCGAAGGGATTTTCTGAAAACGGGAAGTTTGCTTTCGGGTGGTCTGGCATTGGGCCTTAGCTTTTGGAGCTGCGATACCAAAGGAGCCAAGACCGCACTTTTCGCCCCCAATGTGTACCTTAAAATAGGTGCGGATGGCGTGGTAAGCATTATTGCACACCGCAGTGAAATGGGGCAGGGCATTCGTACGTCATTGCCGCTCGTATTGGCCGATGAGTTGGGTGCGGATTGGAACAAGGTGAAAATTGAACAAGGTTTGGGTGATGAAAAATACGGCGACCAAAATACCGACGGTTCGTATTCGATTCGCATGTTTTATAAGCCATTCCGCGAAGCAGGTGCAACTGCAAAGCTTATGCTAATTCGGGCTGCTGCGGCAAAATGGAATGTGTCGGAAACCGAGTGCCATACAGAAAAAGGAGTGGTCTTACATACAAGCGGTAAGTCTATGTCTTTTGGTGAATTGGCAGAAGAGGCCGCAAAATTGAAAGTGCCCGATACATCGGAAATACAACTGAAAAGGGCTGAAGATTTCAAACTAATTGGTAAACCCACGCCAATAGTCGACGGGCAGGATATTACAATGGGAAAGGCTGTTTTTGGTATCGACGCCACAGTAGAAGGCATGAAAATAGCTGTGGTAAAGCGTTGTCCGGTGGTGGGTGGAAAGGTGCTTTCTTTTAATGATGAGAAAACAAAAGCCATTCCGGGTGTTTTGAAGGTGGTTGAAATTAAAGGGCCTGGTTTGCCCGCTACTTTGAGTAAGCCACTGAGCGGCGTGGCCGTAATTGCGGAAAATACTTGGGCCGCGATCAAAGGGCGAGAAGCTTTGGAGGTAGAGTGGGATTTAGGCCCAAATGCGACTTACGATTCTGATAAGCAAATTGCGGAGTTGGTGGAAGAGGTCAAAAAGAAAGGGACGCCACGAAGACGTCGTGGTGATTTCAGCAAAGCACGCTCTTCTGCCAAAAAGGTAATTGAGCACACCTATATCGCTCCGCATTTGGCCCATGCGACTATGGAGCCGCCTGCGGCTTTGGCTGTGGTGAAGGATGGAAAGTGTGAAGTGTGGGCACCGACCCAAAATCCGCAAGGTGCACAAACTGTTTTGGCCGAAGAGTTGGGTATAGACAAATCGGATGTGACCATTCATGTAACGCTTTTAGGCGGAGGTTTTGGACGAAAATCAAAACCTGATTTTATTGTTGAAGCGGCCTTGTTGGCCAAAGCTTCTGGTTTTCCGGTAAAGGTACAGTGGACTCGCGAAGACGATATTCATCACGATTATTTTCATGCCCTCAGTGTGCAAAGGGTAGTGGCGACCATTGATAAGGAGAATAAGCTTTCGGGCTGGAACCACCACATCGCCTATCCATCCATTTCGGCAACCAGTGACATTTCTGTTTTGCAACCGAGTGTGGGAGAAATGATGTTGGGTGCTATTGATTTCCCCTACAACGTACCCTCTATTCAAATCGAAACACACGATGCTCCTTCGCATCTTCGGGTAGGTTGGTTGCGATCGGTAAGAAATATTCCTCAAGCTTTTGCCATTGCCAGCATGTTGGATGAAGTGGCTGAAGCCCGAAATATGGATCCGGTTGAAAACATTATTGACCTTTTGGGTGAAGACCAAAACTTGAGTTTCGATCCCGAGATAATCGAGGGTGCATATCCCAATTACGGTGAAAGTATCGAAGAATACCCTTGGGAGACGGCCCGCATGAAAGCAGTCATCAGAAAAGTGGCAAAAGAGGCCAACTGGGGGCGAAAGCTACCAAAAGGTTCGGCTCTTGGCTTTGCAGCTCACAAGAGTTTTCTCACCTACGTGGCTTGCATAGTGGAGGTGAAAGTAAATGGCGGTGATATTGAAATTCCCAATGTGTATTATGCATTGGATTGTGGCACCGGAGTGAATACCGACCGCATAAAATCGCAGTTTGAAGGTGGGGCTCAGTTTGCCGCGAGCTTTGCTCTGAAAAGTGCGATCACATTTAAAGAGGGAAGGGTGGTGCAGAATAATTTTGATGGATACGAGATTATTCGCATGCCCGAATCGCCCAAGCAGATTCATGTACACATTATGGAAAGCGAGGCCAAACCTACTGGAGTGGGAGAGCCGCCGGTGCCGCCTTTTGCACCCGCTTTGTACAATGCCATTTATGCGGCTACAGGACAAAGAATTTATGAAATGCCGATTAAGCTAAAGGGTTAA
- a CDS encoding VCBS repeat-containing protein, with the protein MRQYSIWGILSVLFFLTACATKSENEPLFKLHKAEDTGIHFSNTLYPSTELNIINFEYFYNGAGVAIGDINNDGLQDIYFSGNMVPGKLYLNQGNFRFEDITAEAGIDTEGLWGTGVSMVDINSDGLLDLYLCFAGPYGPKQRKNRLYVNEGNLKFSEQAGAYGLDDDAHTTQAAFFDYDRDGDLDVYLLNNITGKLGPNVIRPKYTKGEMANTDKLLKNENGHFVDVSAEAGILKEGYGLGLAIADIDQDGWPDIYVSNDYLSNDLFYRNKGDATFEDTAARAFKHTSYSSMGCDIGDYNNDGLLDIVAVDMLPPDQERRMQMIASVNQPRFFSELEYGYAPQFMRNTLQLNQGTLNEKLLPFSELGYLAGIESTDWSWSPLFADIDNDGFKDLLITNGYPRDITNLDFATYKADKLLNRPAFDRNGMFELIQELENIDGAYLPNYAFKNLGNLQFSNTSESWGFVQNTFSHGAAVADLDNDGDLDYVVNNSYDEAFVYENTLEAHSEHNYLRLSLNGPSGNTLGWGTKVTLFQGRDSQFQEFQTSRGYQSSVEPIMHFGLGGKNVDSVVVEWPDQSRQYLYKPQSDQLLRIEYKPERKVEERDLNVNEGLFEEVFLVDFLHQDNVFDDFSMLSTLPHAYSQEGPALCVGDVDGNGLDDFFIGGAKGQTGRIYMQEKNGRFESHELPSGKDSEDVDAEFFDVDQDGDLDLYVCSGSAEFLSHDAALADRLYINDGQGHFSDQSNYLPHILRNSNTVRSGDFDRDGDMDLFVGLGVDIGNYGHGEGLLLENRNGHFVDVTAEKAPELKSLGIVTDADWQDFDGDGFFDLWICGEWMPISVFRNEGGRLKNRTEEVGLKHTLGWWNTLAFSDMDKDGDVDIVAGNLGLNSPYRSSDEQPLALQRADFDQNGSEDFLISHYLMGKQVPLHFRNDFLQSLAPFQNTYADYQSYAQSSWKEILPEGLKPQSTAVNTFSSVWLENKEGKFTVHELPLLAQTAPVQGILLADFDADGLEDILLSGNSYAQNPFVGYLDAMQGLWLRGNAAKEFQPIMARNSGFALRGDGRGIVALKHTASGEKLILVAQNNGALQVFSCKK; encoded by the coding sequence ATGCGTCAATATTCTATTTGGGGAATTCTGTCTGTCTTGTTCTTTCTTACGGCTTGTGCGACAAAGTCTGAAAATGAGCCTTTGTTCAAGTTGCACAAGGCCGAAGATACGGGCATTCATTTCTCCAATACGCTCTATCCGAGCACAGAACTGAACATTATTAATTTTGAGTATTTCTACAATGGAGCAGGCGTAGCGATAGGCGATATCAACAACGACGGCTTACAGGATATTTATTTTTCGGGAAATATGGTGCCCGGGAAACTCTATTTGAATCAAGGCAATTTCCGTTTCGAAGACATTACGGCAGAGGCCGGAATAGATACCGAAGGGCTTTGGGGAACGGGCGTGAGCATGGTCGATATCAACAGCGATGGCTTGCTCGATTTGTACCTCTGTTTTGCAGGACCTTACGGGCCGAAGCAAAGGAAGAATCGGCTTTATGTGAACGAGGGCAATCTCAAGTTCAGCGAACAAGCAGGGGCTTACGGCTTGGACGACGACGCACACACAACACAAGCGGCCTTTTTCGACTATGATCGCGACGGAGATTTGGATGTTTATTTGCTCAATAACATTACAGGAAAGCTTGGGCCAAATGTGATTCGTCCGAAATATACAAAGGGCGAAATGGCCAATACCGATAAACTTCTGAAGAACGAAAATGGCCATTTTGTGGATGTATCGGCCGAAGCGGGAATTTTGAAAGAAGGATACGGTTTGGGTCTTGCTATTGCCGATATCGATCAAGACGGCTGGCCCGATATATACGTATCGAACGATTATCTCTCAAACGATTTATTCTACCGAAACAAGGGCGATGCCACTTTTGAAGATACCGCAGCCCGTGCTTTTAAGCATACCAGTTATTCTTCAATGGGTTGTGATATAGGCGATTACAACAACGATGGGCTTCTGGATATTGTGGCCGTGGACATGCTGCCGCCTGATCAGGAACGACGGATGCAAATGATCGCTTCGGTAAACCAGCCCCGATTTTTTTCGGAATTGGAATATGGCTATGCTCCGCAATTTATGCGAAACACCTTGCAGTTGAATCAGGGCACTTTGAATGAAAAACTGCTGCCTTTCAGCGAATTGGGCTATTTGGCAGGAATAGAAAGTACAGATTGGAGCTGGAGTCCGCTTTTTGCTGATATAGACAACGACGGGTTCAAAGATCTGCTCATTACAAACGGCTATCCTCGCGACATTACCAATTTAGATTTTGCCACATACAAAGCGGATAAACTATTGAATCGGCCAGCTTTCGACCGCAACGGCATGTTTGAGTTGATTCAAGAATTGGAAAATATTGATGGGGCTTATTTGCCCAATTATGCCTTCAAGAATCTGGGCAACCTTCAATTTAGCAATACTTCAGAGTCTTGGGGTTTTGTGCAGAATACATTTTCGCACGGTGCAGCTGTAGCCGATTTGGACAATGACGGCGATTTGGATTATGTGGTGAACAATTCGTACGACGAAGCCTTTGTCTACGAGAATACTTTAGAGGCCCATTCTGAGCACAATTATCTCCGTCTTTCATTGAATGGCCCTTCGGGGAACACCTTGGGTTGGGGAACCAAAGTGACGCTTTTTCAAGGACGTGATTCGCAATTTCAGGAATTTCAGACCAGTCGTGGATACCAATCTTCTGTCGAGCCCATCATGCATTTTGGTTTGGGAGGTAAAAATGTAGATTCAGTTGTGGTCGAATGGCCTGATCAAAGCCGGCAATATTTATACAAACCCCAAAGCGACCAGTTGTTGCGAATTGAATATAAGCCTGAAAGAAAAGTGGAGGAAAGGGATTTGAATGTAAATGAGGGGCTTTTTGAGGAGGTCTTCCTTGTCGATTTTTTGCATCAAGACAATGTTTTTGACGATTTTTCCATGCTTTCCACTTTACCTCATGCCTATTCGCAAGAGGGACCTGCACTTTGTGTTGGCGATGTGGACGGAAACGGATTGGACGACTTTTTCATTGGAGGAGCCAAAGGGCAGACGGGGCGTATTTATATGCAAGAGAAAAATGGTCGTTTTGAGTCTCATGAATTGCCGAGCGGAAAAGACAGCGAGGATGTGGACGCCGAATTTTTTGATGTGGATCAGGATGGCGATTTGGATTTGTATGTGTGCAGCGGAAGTGCAGAATTTTTGTCGCATGATGCAGCTTTGGCCGATCGCCTGTACATCAACGACGGACAGGGGCACTTCAGCGATCAATCGAATTACTTGCCGCATATTTTGCGAAACTCGAACACCGTACGGTCTGGAGATTTTGACCGCGATGGCGATATGGACCTTTTTGTGGGTTTGGGCGTGGATATTGGAAATTACGGTCATGGCGAAGGGCTTTTATTGGAAAACAGGAACGGGCACTTTGTGGATGTGACAGCAGAAAAAGCCCCCGAATTGAAATCTTTGGGAATCGTAACGGACGCCGATTGGCAGGATTTCGATGGAGATGGTTTCTTCGATTTGTGGATTTGTGGCGAATGGATGCCGATTTCTGTGTTTAGAAACGAAGGTGGTCGTTTGAAAAACAGAACGGAAGAAGTAGGCTTGAAACATACGCTGGGTTGGTGGAATACACTGGCCTTTTCGGATATGGACAAGGATGGCGATGTCGATATTGTGGCGGGGAATTTGGGCTTAAACTCACCTTATCGGAGCTCAGATGAGCAGCCTTTGGCTTTACAGCGTGCCGATTTCGATCAGAACGGCAGTGAGGATTTTTTGATTTCGCACTATTTGATGGGAAAGCAAGTGCCTTTGCATTTTAGAAATGATTTTTTGCAGAGTTTGGCTCCGTTTCAAAATACTTACGCCGATTACCAAAGCTATGCCCAATCAAGTTGGAAAGAGATTTTGCCAGAAGGGCTAAAGCCTCAAAGTACAGCCGTGAATACTTTCAGCAGTGTTTGGCTTGAAAACAAGGAAGGGAAATTTACCGTGCACGAGTTGCCACTTTTGGCTCAAACGGCTCCTGTACAAGGCATTTTACTGGCCGATTTTGATGCGGATGGGTTGGAGGATATTTTGCTTTCAGGAAACTCCTATGCCCAAAACCCTTTTGTGGGCTATTTGGATGCCATGCAAGGCCTGTGGTTGAGAGGAAATGCAGCGAAAGAATTTCAGCCTATAATGGCTCGGAATTCAGGGTTTGCTCTTCGTGGCGATGGACGCGGAATTGTGGCTTTGAAGCACACCGCTTCTGGCGAAAAATTGATTTTAGTTGCTCAAAACAATGGAGCATTACAAGTTTTTTCCTGCAAAAAATAG
- a CDS encoding (2Fe-2S)-binding protein, with protein MAEFSIQVNGKTHQVDVPEDMPLLWVLRDIIELRGTKFGCGAGLCGACTVHLDGSAIRSCSFPISGVGDSAITTIEGLSEKGDHPLQKAWVDFVVPQCGYCQTGQIMNAAALLLQNPTPSEGEVEQAMQGNLCRCGTYNRIKSAILSVAND; from the coding sequence ATGGCCGAATTCTCGATTCAGGTAAATGGCAAGACGCACCAGGTGGATGTGCCCGAAGACATGCCCTTGCTTTGGGTGCTACGTGATATAATTGAGTTAAGAGGGACAAAATTTGGCTGTGGAGCAGGTCTTTGCGGAGCTTGCACAGTGCATTTGGATGGCAGTGCCATTCGCTCTTGCAGCTTTCCCATTTCAGGAGTGGGCGACAGTGCCATTACGACCATAGAGGGGCTTTCGGAAAAGGGAGATCATCCACTGCAAAAAGCCTGGGTAGATTTTGTCGTTCCGCAATGCGGCTATTGTCAAACGGGGCAGATCATGAATGCCGCGGCTTTGTTGCTGCAAAATCCGACACCTTCGGAAGGCGAAGTGGAACAAGCCATGCAAGGCAACCTCTGCCGCTGCGGTACTTATAACCGCATCAAATCTGCTATTCTGAGTGTAGCAAACGATTAA